A window of the Butyricimonas virosa genome harbors these coding sequences:
- a CDS encoding TlpA family protein disulfide reductase, whose product MKYRLILWAALLCGSLSRVNAQGVEFRDLTFRQALEQAREENKLVFMDCYTSWCGPCKNMLNNVFTLPEAGEFMNAAFVCVKFDMEKGEGIELQKQFQVRAFPTFFMIRPDGTVQHRLVGGSPWERFRERVERGLDEETSYCYLEACYRKGKLSPKQYPQYIEALKDAGDDKRMEEVCLEVFGKWSDKARCRGENWFLFDQGMRQTDIRFEYLVDHKENFDRNVGKDVVDGKIYSVYSEELARLNSSKGNEWPARIGEIAVQLEKVDFEGKREIENLLDYEVAYLSKDIEGVLKSLEEHWSDFPQYVVMDLVFQFGFILREGTNEQLERYIRLGRQVEKRAFSPQMARLTRECMDRYESELNDRLTYAGIRGKVTREKMDEVHLYKVEDGKESLIATSKVSRDGWYGFTFQPERKGFYTVGGEKGLDRIRLYMKPGDRGEVNFPEDTIVITTRNTPENLLLAGWESLMIPVRERTDHIKYVLFDYRDFFPYFMDFLPRAREFQEKITFRDEDFSRLVRQTVDFDLDYYAFRILNALKAGKDTHKPSRPTPADYPVYYKTIVSEDKLSDASILEQPYGYDYLQRYTTFALGGDRVKMTLPERLEWLPDGALKAEIILWYAECCKTYDEYMAIVREYGDYLTTANHRERMNAVSAKLYRGNQGEKAADFTYPDRDGKMVSLSDFHGKVVVVDVWATWCGPCRKEVPYLVKLEKEGKDVVFIGVSVDEKKDHQKWLDVLDQEGLAGVQLFAGGWGQIVKDYKIKGIPRFMVFDQEGKVVTINAPRPSDLDLKKLLLKLLK is encoded by the coding sequence ATGAAATACAGATTGATATTATGGGCCGCACTGTTGTGCGGTTCCCTATCACGGGTGAATGCCCAAGGGGTGGAATTTCGTGATCTGACTTTTCGGCAGGCGTTGGAACAAGCCCGGGAGGAGAATAAGCTGGTGTTCATGGATTGCTATACCAGTTGGTGCGGGCCTTGCAAGAATATGTTGAATAACGTGTTTACCTTACCCGAGGCGGGGGAATTTATGAATGCGGCTTTTGTCTGCGTGAAGTTCGATATGGAAAAGGGCGAGGGGATAGAGTTGCAAAAACAGTTTCAGGTACGGGCTTTCCCGACGTTTTTTATGATCCGTCCGGATGGGACCGTGCAGCATCGGCTGGTTGGAGGTAGTCCGTGGGAACGTTTCCGGGAACGTGTGGAGAGAGGATTGGATGAGGAGACTTCTTATTGTTATCTGGAGGCATGTTACCGGAAGGGGAAGCTCTCCCCAAAGCAATACCCGCAATATATTGAGGCGTTGAAAGATGCCGGTGATGACAAGAGGATGGAGGAAGTTTGTCTGGAGGTATTCGGAAAATGGAGTGATAAAGCAAGGTGTCGTGGAGAAAACTGGTTCCTGTTCGATCAGGGAATGAGGCAGACGGATATTCGTTTCGAGTATCTGGTTGATCACAAGGAAAACTTCGACCGGAACGTGGGGAAGGATGTCGTGGATGGGAAGATTTATTCGGTTTATTCGGAAGAGTTGGCCCGTTTGAACAGTTCCAAGGGAAATGAATGGCCGGCGAGAATCGGGGAGATCGCTGTTCAGTTGGAGAAAGTTGATTTTGAGGGGAAACGAGAAATCGAGAATTTACTGGATTACGAGGTGGCTTATTTGAGTAAAGATATAGAAGGGGTGTTGAAAAGTCTGGAGGAACATTGGAGTGATTTTCCTCAATACGTTGTGATGGATTTGGTTTTTCAGTTCGGTTTTATTCTCCGGGAGGGTACAAACGAGCAGCTGGAACGGTATATCCGGCTGGGACGGCAGGTCGAGAAACGGGCTTTTTCTCCTCAAATGGCCCGGTTGACACGAGAATGTATGGATCGTTATGAAAGTGAACTGAACGATCGGTTGACGTATGCCGGGATACGGGGTAAAGTGACGCGGGAGAAAATGGACGAAGTACACTTGTATAAGGTGGAGGACGGGAAGGAAAGCCTGATCGCTACCTCAAAAGTAAGCCGGGATGGGTGGTACGGGTTTACCTTCCAACCGGAGCGGAAAGGATTCTACACGGTCGGTGGGGAAAAGGGACTGGACCGGATACGCCTGTACATGAAACCGGGAGACCGGGGAGAAGTGAATTTCCCGGAAGATACGATCGTGATCACGACCCGTAATACCCCCGAAAATTTGTTGTTGGCCGGTTGGGAATCCCTGATGATCCCGGTGCGTGAAAGGACGGATCATATCAAATACGTGTTATTCGATTACCGGGATTTTTTCCCTTATTTTATGGATTTTCTTCCCCGGGCACGGGAGTTTCAGGAAAAGATTACTTTCCGGGACGAGGATTTCAGCCGTTTGGTCCGGCAGACGGTGGATTTCGATTTGGATTATTATGCTTTCCGTATTCTGAATGCCTTGAAAGCGGGCAAAGATACTCATAAGCCGAGTCGTCCTACTCCTGCCGATTACCCGGTGTATTACAAGACGATCGTGTCCGAAGATAAGTTATCGGATGCTTCGATATTGGAACAACCGTACGGGTATGATTATTTACAGCGGTATACGACATTCGCGTTGGGTGGCGACCGGGTAAAAATGACGTTGCCGGAACGTCTGGAATGGTTGCCTGATGGGGCGTTGAAAGCCGAAATCATACTCTGGTATGCTGAATGTTGCAAGACTTATGACGAGTACATGGCTATTGTCCGGGAATATGGCGATTACCTGACGACGGCGAACCATCGGGAACGGATGAACGCGGTGTCGGCCAAGTTATACCGGGGGAACCAAGGAGAAAAAGCGGCTGATTTCACCTATCCCGACCGGGATGGTAAAATGGTTTCATTGTCCGATTTCCACGGGAAAGTAGTGGTGGTGGATGTTTGGGCTACCTGGTGCGGACCTTGCAGGAAAGAGGTTCCCTATTTGGTGAAACTGGAAAAGGAAGGAAAAGATGTCGTTTTTATCGGGGTCTCTGTTGATGAGAAGAAAGACCATCAAAAGTGGCTCGACGTGCTGGATCAGGAAGGTCTGGCGGGAGTACAATTGTTTGCCGGAGGTTGGGGGCAG
- a CDS encoding PKD-like family lipoprotein → MKKIYCLLGFIACAFCACLEDKGNDVYRELNDVTIERIRDTTIEQFTHLQITPEITVRNGNFNPENYTYLWHMYITYGAGNPTSSDTLSFEKNLDVEVSSIPEEYSLVFEMTDKETGIQYTTDRLAHVTVVNSYSKGMMALSNMNGEANVTFVNAVGSVVEDAYQKVNGEVAGKNPTGARYITSMIAGAEKMVVIMTDDERGGVVVKPLDMSYVMDFKDMFYFQPAVVKPQSFGTHSITFYEYVNNNGLIYRRENRENGYPKYGVAVKGDYEKIAPFDFFFSMVNYRAYFYDQGKERFISMKCPLQFDEIITLPDDLTGEFNPNSVGMQMVWGGLFGNEYSMTSGRAVMIDDAGEHYMLSFEVGKDKDDNPQFSPKRKRQLSHPGGKEAHTFTTSQKANFLYYGYAGKIACVSFDTGNLLMEYEVGGGNVDYIECDQVGNTNQMWVGVSDGSGAKNSGSIVVLEMSTDGSLKEVTRYKNVCGKVVDFEYKK, encoded by the coding sequence ATGAAAAAGATATATTGTTTGTTAGGATTTATTGCCTGTGCCTTTTGTGCTTGTCTGGAGGATAAAGGAAATGACGTATACAGGGAATTGAACGATGTTACTATCGAGAGGATCAGGGATACGACGATAGAACAATTCACGCATTTACAGATTACGCCGGAGATTACAGTTCGTAACGGGAATTTTAACCCGGAGAATTACACTTATTTGTGGCACATGTATATTACTTACGGTGCCGGTAATCCCACGAGTTCGGATACACTCTCTTTCGAGAAGAATTTGGATGTGGAAGTATCGAGTATACCGGAAGAATATTCGCTTGTTTTCGAGATGACGGATAAAGAAACGGGAATACAGTACACGACTGACAGGCTGGCACATGTTACGGTGGTCAATTCCTATTCGAAAGGGATGATGGCTTTGAGTAACATGAACGGGGAGGCTAACGTGACTTTCGTGAATGCTGTCGGTTCGGTCGTGGAGGATGCCTACCAGAAAGTGAACGGGGAAGTCGCCGGTAAGAATCCGACCGGTGCCCGTTACATAACAAGTATGATTGCGGGGGCGGAAAAGATGGTGGTGATCATGACGGATGACGAACGGGGCGGTGTCGTGGTGAAACCGTTGGATATGTCGTACGTGATGGATTTTAAAGATATGTTTTATTTCCAGCCGGCGGTTGTGAAGCCACAGTCTTTCGGTACGCATAGTATTACTTTTTATGAATACGTGAACAATAACGGCCTCATTTACCGGAGAGAGAACCGGGAAAACGGTTATCCGAAGTACGGGGTTGCCGTGAAGGGTGACTACGAGAAGATTGCCCCGTTTGATTTCTTTTTTTCAATGGTGAATTACAGGGCTTATTTTTATGATCAGGGGAAAGAGCGTTTTATTTCCATGAAATGCCCCTTGCAGTTTGATGAAATTATTACTTTGCCGGATGATTTGACCGGGGAATTTAATCCCAATAGCGTGGGAATGCAGATGGTGTGGGGAGGATTGTTCGGTAACGAGTATTCTATGACGAGCGGGCGGGCCGTGATGATTGACGATGCGGGCGAGCATTATATGCTCTCTTTCGAGGTGGGTAAGGATAAGGACGACAACCCGCAGTTTTCTCCCAAGAGGAAGAGACAGTTGTCTCATCCGGGAGGTAAGGAAGCGCATACTTTCACGACTTCCCAGAAGGCTAACTTCTTGTATTACGGTTATGCCGGTAAGATTGCCTGCGTGAGTTTCGACACCGGAAACTTGTTGATGGAATATGAAGTGGGAGGAGGAAATGTCGATTATATCGAATGTGACCAAGTTGGGAATACTAACCAAATGTGGGTTGGTGTCAGTGACGGTTCGGGAGCAAAGAATTCGGGTTCTATCGTGGTGCTGGAGATGAGCACGGATGGCTCCTTGAAGGAGGTTACCCGGTACAAGAACGTGTGTGGAAAAGTGGTCGATTTCGAGTATAAAAAATAA
- a CDS encoding DUF4843 domain-containing protein, with amino-acid sequence MKKLYYIFLLLIALGSCKDNADYPFTGKDAVYFQLQTESYYWTRTLDSIVYSFAGKGVDQDTLWVRVNLAGEAAREGRPVIVVVDEERTTAEVGLHYEALKAEYELPGDSVYVNIPVIIYNKDEALENKQVVIGLALKPSEALELGITERLSCRLLISNMLGKPTYWEQTIKYDFGVYSRRKHELCMIELKRDFPVESSEYSNQRAMWQVYGAYMSDYFKDNYPVKDENNAVIEPW; translated from the coding sequence ATGAAGAAGTTATATTATATTTTCTTGTTGTTGATCGCTTTGGGAAGTTGTAAGGATAATGCGGATTATCCTTTCACGGGGAAGGATGCGGTTTATTTCCAGTTGCAGACGGAAAGTTATTATTGGACGAGAACCCTGGACAGTATCGTTTATTCTTTTGCCGGTAAGGGGGTGGATCAAGATACCTTGTGGGTTCGGGTTAATCTGGCAGGGGAGGCCGCACGGGAAGGCCGTCCGGTGATCGTGGTGGTGGATGAGGAGAGAACGACGGCGGAAGTGGGGTTACATTACGAGGCTTTGAAAGCGGAATACGAGTTGCCTGGTGATTCGGTATACGTGAATATTCCCGTGATTATTTATAATAAGGACGAGGCGCTGGAAAACAAACAGGTGGTGATCGGGCTTGCCCTGAAACCTTCGGAGGCGCTGGAATTGGGTATTACCGAGCGGTTGAGTTGCCGGTTGCTTATTTCCAACATGTTGGGTAAGCCGACTTACTGGGAACAGACGATCAAGTATGATTTCGGGGTTTATTCCCGACGGAAACACGAGTTGTGCATGATCGAGTTGAAACGGGATTTCCCGGTGGAATCGAGCGAGTATTCCAATCAGCGTGCGATGTGGCAAGTGTACGGGGCTTATATGAGTGATTATTTTAAGGATAATTATCCGGTAAAAGATGAGAATAACGCTGTTATAGAGCCTTGGTGA
- a CDS encoding RagB/SusD family nutrient uptake outer membrane protein gives MKYRIVKYIGLAGTLLVGGCSDWLDVDPKSQIKQEVLFESEAGFRDALTGIYTVMVRTGMYGGNETMVFLDMVGQVYTEVSINYMDALEYDYEATKVEECIDAIWRGNYNAIANCNHILANIDEQKDVFSSGVYEAVKAEAMALRGFLHFDLLRGFAPSYVRGADKAAIPYVEEVTNKPVAQLTVAGVIDKVIGDVETARQLIREVDPIGPAYDSYTESGYETEDYIQGDGFWLYRKSRLNYYGMTALLARVYLYKGDKTKALEYAKEVIDSKKFSLLEESQLVKDKTWGYLCSENEYLSSLYVYDMEEGRSDVYFGEGSSAVCHISDTRRASVFGTPGVDIDWRNQNMFFLKTGEAKTYIGKYRGVNRIPLLKLSEMYLIAAEASGDKSYLQTLRDHRGYVNYPLEENCDLAAEIEAEYRKEFMAEGQLFYYYKRLDYITLPDMGVVMTGNYVFPMPDDEMEFGDIK, from the coding sequence ATGAAATATAGAATAGTAAAATATATTGGGTTGGCAGGAACCCTTTTGGTGGGTGGTTGCAGTGATTGGTTGGACGTGGATCCGAAGTCACAGATAAAACAGGAAGTTCTGTTCGAGTCGGAAGCGGGTTTTCGTGATGCGTTGACCGGTATATACACGGTTATGGTGCGAACGGGAATGTACGGCGGGAACGAGACGATGGTTTTTTTAGATATGGTGGGGCAGGTGTACACGGAGGTTTCGATTAACTACATGGATGCCCTTGAGTATGATTACGAGGCGACGAAGGTTGAAGAATGTATCGACGCTATCTGGCGGGGAAATTATAACGCTATCGCGAATTGTAATCATATTCTCGCTAATATTGATGAACAGAAAGATGTTTTCAGTAGTGGGGTCTACGAGGCGGTGAAGGCGGAAGCTATGGCGTTGCGGGGATTCCTTCATTTCGATTTGTTACGGGGATTTGCCCCGTCGTATGTAAGGGGAGCGGATAAGGCTGCAATTCCTTACGTGGAGGAGGTGACTAATAAACCGGTGGCTCAATTGACGGTTGCGGGGGTGATCGACAAGGTGATCGGTGACGTGGAGACGGCACGGCAACTGATCCGGGAGGTTGATCCTATCGGGCCGGCGTACGATTCGTACACGGAATCGGGGTACGAGACGGAGGATTATATCCAAGGTGACGGTTTCTGGTTGTACCGGAAATCCCGTTTGAATTATTACGGGATGACGGCGTTACTGGCACGTGTATATCTGTACAAGGGGGATAAGACGAAAGCCTTGGAATATGCGAAGGAGGTCATTGATTCGAAAAAGTTCTCTTTGTTGGAAGAGTCTCAATTGGTGAAGGACAAGACGTGGGGATATTTGTGCAGTGAAAACGAGTACTTGTCTTCCTTGTACGTGTATGATATGGAAGAGGGACGCTCGGACGTGTATTTCGGTGAAGGGAGTAGCGCGGTGTGTCATATATCCGATACCCGTCGGGCCAGCGTGTTCGGGACTCCCGGCGTGGATATAGATTGGCGGAACCAGAATATGTTTTTCTTGAAGACCGGGGAGGCTAAAACGTATATCGGTAAATACAGGGGAGTGAACAGGATTCCTTTACTGAAGTTGTCAGAAATGTATTTGATCGCCGCCGAAGCTTCGGGTGATAAAAGTTATTTGCAGACGTTGCGTGATCACCGGGGATACGTGAATTACCCGTTGGAGGAGAATTGCGATCTGGCCGCGGAAATCGAGGCTGAGTACCGGAAGGAGTTCATGGCAGAAGGTCAGTTGTTTTATTATTATAAACGGCTTGATTACATAACTTTACCGGATATGGGAGTTGTGATGACCGGCAATTACGTGTTCCCGATGCCGGATGATGAAATGGAGTTTGGTGATATTAAATAA
- a CDS encoding SusC/RagA family TonB-linked outer membrane protein, with protein MKLLALFMLLGFCTCHATISAQEARIDLKMSDAALSQVFRSIEQLTEYMFIYKSEDVQSVSHISVDVRETMVRDILDQCLKNTGLSYLFKDKVIIIQRSTTEPEKKGIRITGKVTDEKKEPLPGVTVMIKGTKLGTVTDVDGKYALTVPEGNNTLVFSMVGMKDKEEVIGKRTGIDVVLEEAVSELEDVVVTGYYTQAKNSFTGAARTITAEELQMGGNQNILTALQNIDPSFMKIENNLAGSNPNVVPEFQIRGAGSISGIESEYEGNPNTPVFIVDGFETTAEKVYDMDPYRVASITLLKDAAATAIYGSRASNGVVVITTNAPASGKMQVSYNVDASFYIADLSDYNVCNAVEKLAIEKAAGMYSSTMVNYQLTLNEWYNEKLANIKRGYDTYWLDKPLDAVAVANKHSLRLDGGNDNIRYGIELGYSNTPGVMKESGRRRLALGMELQYIYKSLTFRNNLTYSNVKATNSPYGSFSVYTKRNPYVRYKDDDGNYIYKVDKYIPIGGGGLGKDYYNPLYNTTLNTTDEEKYNDVTNNFGVDWTIMDGLRLKGSFSFTHQNTYKDNFKPAKHTDFADYSDDDFDRRGAYVGTRGENYSYDASLVMTYFYQLDKHVINANLGWNLQESVTREFTVKTEGFPNENLDYISFATQYEKEGSPSGSEYTSRLVGFLGNLNYSYDERYLLDFSFREDASSRFGSEKRWAPFWSVGLGWNLHNEGFLKDVTFVNRLKIRGSYGLTGSQNYNPYQAMTTYKYLTGERYHHTVGAEVMALGNEKLGWQRTLQQNYGLDIDLWDERINFTGNYYVKLSKDVLTSVTLPPSLGFGSYMDNLGEVKNYGYELSLRVALLKKPSKQLYWSVNATALHNKNKLLKISNALRAYNDAQDEDTMSGSKSKESNRPKVRYIEGKSMNSIWVNQSLGVDPATGYELFQAVNGDIVTTWSTDNYVIGGCTDSDLEGTFGTNLAWKGFQLNAIFRYNYGGQIYNQTLVDKVQDADLWENVDRRVFEDRWQKPGDKVMFTRLIGGATANVTSVTKPTSRFVEDNNWLELSTLNVSYEFKMRWMKKVGLKRLKALFYMNDVFRVSTVKQERGIDYPFARNFSIGLQARF; from the coding sequence ATGAAGCTACTTGCGTTATTTATGCTTTTAGGTTTTTGTACCTGTCACGCTACCATTAGCGCTCAGGAGGCTCGTATTGATCTGAAAATGTCTGATGCGGCATTAAGTCAGGTGTTCAGGAGTATCGAGCAGTTGACGGAGTATATGTTTATCTATAAATCCGAGGACGTGCAGTCTGTCTCGCATATCAGCGTGGATGTGAGGGAAACCATGGTGCGGGATATTCTGGATCAATGCCTGAAAAATACCGGATTATCGTACTTGTTTAAGGATAAAGTGATTATTATCCAAAGGAGTACGACCGAGCCGGAAAAGAAAGGAATACGGATCACGGGTAAGGTGACGGATGAAAAGAAAGAGCCGTTACCGGGGGTAACGGTGATGATCAAGGGTACGAAGTTGGGGACCGTGACGGACGTGGACGGGAAATATGCCTTGACGGTCCCGGAGGGGAATAATACGCTGGTGTTTTCGATGGTCGGGATGAAGGATAAAGAGGAGGTGATCGGCAAGCGGACGGGGATTGACGTGGTGTTGGAAGAGGCGGTGAGTGAACTGGAGGATGTCGTGGTAACCGGGTATTACACGCAGGCGAAAAACAGTTTTACGGGTGCCGCCCGGACGATTACGGCCGAGGAGTTGCAGATGGGGGGAAACCAGAATATCCTGACGGCTTTGCAGAATATCGACCCTTCGTTCATGAAAATAGAGAATAATCTGGCTGGCTCGAACCCGAACGTGGTTCCTGAATTCCAGATCCGGGGAGCCGGGAGTATTTCCGGGATAGAGAGTGAATACGAGGGAAATCCGAACACGCCGGTGTTTATTGTCGACGGGTTCGAGACGACGGCCGAAAAGGTGTACGATATGGATCCTTACCGGGTGGCTTCTATTACCCTGTTGAAGGACGCGGCGGCAACGGCAATTTATGGTTCGAGAGCCTCCAACGGGGTGGTGGTGATCACGACCAATGCCCCGGCCAGTGGTAAGATGCAGGTGAGTTATAATGTCGACGCCTCGTTTTATATTGCCGACTTGAGTGACTATAACGTGTGTAACGCGGTAGAGAAATTAGCAATAGAAAAGGCGGCAGGAATGTACTCGTCCACGATGGTGAATTATCAGCTCACGTTGAATGAATGGTACAACGAGAAGCTGGCGAATATAAAGAGGGGGTATGACACGTATTGGCTGGATAAGCCGCTGGATGCCGTGGCCGTTGCCAATAAACATTCGTTACGTTTGGACGGCGGTAATGACAATATCCGGTACGGTATCGAGCTGGGATATAGCAACACGCCGGGGGTGATGAAGGAATCCGGGCGTCGTCGTCTGGCTTTGGGTATGGAGTTGCAGTATATTTACAAGAGTTTGACTTTTAGGAATAATTTGACTTATTCGAACGTGAAGGCGACAAATTCTCCTTACGGGTCATTCAGTGTTTACACGAAACGTAATCCCTACGTACGGTATAAGGATGACGACGGTAATTACATTTATAAGGTGGACAAGTATATCCCGATCGGTGGGGGCGGGTTAGGAAAGGATTATTATAATCCGTTGTATAACACGACTCTGAACACGACGGACGAGGAGAAGTACAATGACGTGACGAATAATTTCGGGGTGGACTGGACGATCATGGATGGGTTGCGTTTGAAGGGTAGTTTTTCGTTTACACACCAGAACACGTACAAGGATAATTTCAAGCCTGCCAAGCACACGGATTTTGCAGATTATTCGGATGATGATTTTGATCGCCGGGGGGCTTATGTCGGGACTCGCGGGGAGAATTACAGTTATGATGCGAGCTTAGTCATGACTTATTTCTACCAGTTGGATAAGCACGTGATTAATGCCAATTTAGGTTGGAATCTCCAAGAGAGCGTGACGAGGGAATTTACGGTGAAGACGGAAGGGTTTCCGAACGAGAATCTGGATTATATCAGTTTCGCGACACAGTACGAGAAAGAGGGTTCGCCTTCGGGGAGCGAGTATACTTCCCGCTTGGTGGGTTTCCTTGGAAATTTGAATTACAGTTATGATGAACGTTATTTGTTGGATTTTTCTTTCCGTGAGGATGCGTCTTCCCGTTTCGGTTCTGAAAAGCGATGGGCCCCGTTCTGGTCTGTCGGTCTGGGGTGGAATTTGCATAACGAGGGTTTCCTGAAGGATGTGACTTTCGTTAACCGGTTGAAGATACGCGGGTCGTACGGTTTGACGGGTAGTCAGAATTACAATCCTTATCAGGCGATGACGACCTATAAGTATTTGACAGGTGAGCGTTATCATCACACGGTGGGAGCCGAGGTGATGGCCTTGGGTAACGAGAAGTTGGGATGGCAGCGTACGTTGCAGCAAAACTACGGGCTGGATATTGATTTGTGGGATGAGCGGATTAATTTTACGGGGAACTACTACGTGAAATTGTCCAAGGATGTATTGACTTCCGTGACTTTGCCGCCTTCTTTGGGTTTCGGTTCGTACATGGATAACCTCGGAGAGGTGAAGAATTACGGGTACGAGTTGAGTCTACGCGTGGCATTGCTGAAGAAGCCTTCCAAACAGCTATATTGGAGCGTGAACGCGACGGCCTTGCACAATAAGAATAAATTGTTGAAGATTTCGAATGCTTTGCGTGCTTACAATGACGCTCAGGACGAGGATACGATGTCCGGCTCCAAGAGTAAAGAGTCTAATCGCCCTAAAGTGCGTTATATTGAAGGTAAGTCGATGAATTCTATCTGGGTGAATCAATCGTTAGGAGTGGACCCGGCTACCGGGTACGAGTTGTTTCAGGCCGTGAACGGGGATATCGTGACGACTTGGAGCACGGATAATTACGTGATCGGCGGATGCACGGATTCGGATTTGGAAGGTACGTTCGGGACGAATCTAGCTTGGAAAGGGTTCCAGTTGAACGCGATTTTCCGTTACAATTATGGGGGGCAGATTTACAACCAGACTTTGGTGGACAAGGTGCAGGATGCGGATTTGTGGGAGAATGTCGATCGTCGCGTATTCGAGGATCGTTGGCAAAAACCGGGTGATAAGGTGATGTTCACGCGGCTTATCGGTGGTGCAACTGCGAACGTGACAAGCGTGACAAAACCGACGTCCCGTTTTGTCGAGGATAATAACTGGTTGGAGCTGTCTACCTTGAACGTGTCATACGAGTTTAAGATGCGCTGGATGAAGAAAGTAGGGTTAAAACGGTTGAAAGCCCTGTTTTATATGAATGATGTCTTCCGGGTTTCGACGGTGAAGCAAGAAAGGGGTATTGATTACCCGTTTGCCCGTAATTTCAGTATCGGTTTGCAAGCCCGTTTTTAG
- a CDS encoding FecR domain-containing protein encodes MIEQDEKEIRIREYLSGELSEAGRQEFREWLAKDMDVRRIFKEQVKQMHLIRWAEHWDVIDEETARRQVVARMRQRRLRIGFVRYAAVVVVMLVAGLVIWAGRYQSKELPVLAVVSTPVVNVPVLKLANGKEIPISSRNTEIIRSTRRVDIQLADSGRLEYVAKSDSIVGEVEYNTLVVPQGCEFNIVLADGSRVWLNAGSSLRYPEAFSRDERKVFLSGEAYFEVEHDESTPFIVNTEVMDLQVLGTSFNIKAYDNENTVVTTLVSGKIRQEFPNVGKKIVLTPSRQSVFDRVSGKLETKQADIQETLAWREGKIIANNERLEDIFRQLSRWYDFKVVYTLPSLKDIRFYLHSNRYAEVRTILEHLQTTKGIRFTYAENTIYVSQ; translated from the coding sequence ATGATAGAGCAAGATGAAAAAGAGATACGAATCCGGGAATATCTTTCGGGAGAGTTAAGCGAGGCGGGGAGACAGGAGTTCCGAGAGTGGTTGGCCAAGGATATGGATGTGCGGCGAATTTTTAAAGAACAAGTGAAACAAATGCACTTGATTCGTTGGGCTGAACACTGGGATGTGATAGACGAGGAGACAGCTCGAAGGCAGGTTGTAGCTCGGATGCGTCAACGTCGTTTACGGATAGGATTTGTAAGGTATGCTGCTGTCGTGGTTGTGATGTTGGTTGCCGGACTGGTAATCTGGGCTGGGCGTTATCAGTCGAAAGAACTTCCCGTTTTGGCTGTTGTTTCCACTCCCGTGGTAAATGTCCCTGTTTTGAAATTGGCCAATGGGAAGGAAATTCCAATTTCTTCCCGGAATACGGAAATCATCCGTTCTACCCGGAGGGTAGATATACAGCTGGCAGATTCCGGGAGATTGGAATACGTGGCAAAATCTGATTCTATTGTTGGGGAGGTGGAATACAATACGCTTGTCGTACCCCAAGGGTGTGAATTTAATATCGTGTTGGCTGATGGTAGTCGGGTGTGGCTGAATGCGGGGAGTTCATTGAGATACCCGGAGGCTTTTTCACGTGATGAACGCAAAGTTTTTTTGAGTGGAGAGGCTTATTTTGAAGTGGAACACGATGAAAGTACTCCTTTTATCGTGAATACGGAAGTGATGGATTTACAAGTACTTGGGACGAGTTTTAATATAAAAGCCTATGATAATGAAAATACGGTTGTAACGACCCTTGTTTCTGGAAAGATTCGACAGGAGTTTCCGAACGTGGGGAAGAAAATCGTGTTGACGCCCTCTCGTCAATCGGTATTCGATCGTGTTTCCGGAAAATTGGAGACGAAACAAGCTGATATCCAAGAAACCCTCGCTTGGAGAGAAGGTAAAATTATCGCGAATAATGAACGTCTGGAGGATATTTTTCGACAGTTATCCCGTTGGTATGATTTTAAGGTGGTGTACACTCTGCCCTCACTGAAAGACATCCGCTTTTATCTTCATTCTAACCGGTACGCTGAAGTTCGCACGATTCTGGAACATCTCCAGACGACGAAGGGAATTCGTTTTACTTACGCGGAGAACACGATTTACGTGAGTCAATAA
- a CDS encoding RNA polymerase sigma factor: MRVSDSEILIAFQKDMNEGGKLLFQRYYKPLVLFSGSILDDCSFPEDIVQEMFYQFIKNRVYRQLTPEALSTYLFRSVKNACLNKIRDQKEFAQAELLKYDAIEEEAATISVELVEAIRQEIEKLPPKTQMVVKSIVIEGKRYKETAEELGVSVNTVKTLLSGGLKQLRQQFPDSLLLFFFLEKNKY, translated from the coding sequence ATGAGAGTGTCCGATTCGGAAATATTGATTGCCTTTCAGAAAGATATGAATGAGGGCGGGAAATTATTGTTCCAACGTTATTATAAGCCGTTGGTGTTATTTTCCGGTTCAATTTTGGATGATTGTAGTTTTCCGGAAGACATCGTGCAAGAGATGTTTTACCAGTTTATCAAAAATCGTGTTTATCGGCAGTTGACCCCAGAGGCGTTAAGTACTTATTTGTTTCGGAGTGTGAAGAATGCTTGCTTGAATAAAATCCGGGACCAGAAAGAGTTTGCCCAGGCGGAATTACTAAAGTATGATGCGATAGAAGAGGAGGCGGCAACGATCTCCGTGGAATTGGTTGAAGCCATTCGGCAGGAGATTGAGAAATTACCACCTAAAACCCAGATGGTTGTAAAATCTATTGTTATCGAAGGGAAAAGATATAAAGAGACTGCCGAGGAATTGGGTGTATCCGTGAATACGGTAAAAACTTTGCTAAGTGGAGGTTTGAAGCAATTACGCCAACAATTTCCAGATTCTCTTTTGCTTTTTTTCTTTTTGGAGAAAAATAAATATTAA